Proteins from one Labrenzia sp. CE80 genomic window:
- a CDS encoding MipA/OmpV family protein, translating into MVTAALAACSAPAHAADLPNDGANSQRPVDSISQTDFDKRYSGWHDGLVVDVALGAIVQPAFTGSDDYQTSAIPNIRVNYRDIFFASIDEGIGLNAINWRGIKAGPVVNYDPGRDEDSSGLLSFGGENKDLIDLGKIDGSVEVGGFLEYEYRNFGAKLEVRQGIGGHEGLIGEASLSYGDKFTIGQLPVMWSFGPHAMFADENYNDAFFGIDAAQSAASGLSQFDAGVGLVSYGVGANIIVPLSEKVAIVGFGEFDRLTGDAADSPLVKERGSENQATFGMMLNYRFE; encoded by the coding sequence TTGGTTACGGCAGCTTTGGCCGCTTGTTCAGCGCCGGCCCATGCGGCCGACCTGCCAAATGACGGCGCCAATTCGCAGCGACCTGTCGATAGCATTAGCCAGACCGATTTTGACAAACGCTACAGTGGTTGGCACGACGGTCTCGTGGTTGACGTAGCCCTTGGGGCAATAGTGCAGCCTGCCTTCACGGGATCCGATGATTATCAGACCTCCGCAATCCCGAATATTCGAGTGAATTATAGAGATATATTCTTTGCCTCGATTGATGAGGGTATCGGTTTGAACGCGATCAACTGGCGCGGCATCAAGGCAGGACCGGTTGTGAATTATGATCCCGGACGAGATGAGGATAGCAGTGGTCTGCTCAGCTTCGGCGGTGAGAACAAGGATCTCATTGATCTGGGTAAGATCGACGGTTCGGTCGAGGTCGGTGGGTTCCTGGAGTACGAATACCGCAACTTCGGAGCAAAGCTGGAAGTTCGCCAGGGTATCGGAGGTCATGAGGGACTTATTGGAGAAGCATCCTTGTCCTACGGAGATAAATTTACCATCGGCCAACTACCAGTCATGTGGTCTTTCGGGCCACATGCGATGTTTGCTGATGAAAATTACAATGATGCATTTTTTGGCATAGACGCCGCTCAATCGGCAGCTTCAGGACTTTCGCAATTCGATGCCGGAGTAGGTCTGGTGTCTTACGGCGTCGGCGCGAACATTATCGTTCCGCTTTCTGAAAAAGTCGCGATCGTCGGATTTGGAGAGTTTGACCGCTTGACCGGCGACGCGGCAGATTCCCCTCTGGTCAAGGAGCGTGGTTCGGAAAACCAGGCAACCTTTGGCATGATGCTTAATTACAGGTTTGAATAA
- a CDS encoding type IV pili methyl-accepting chemotaxis transducer N-terminal domain-containing protein: MRDEEICENVFARLINIAGRQRMLSQRIGFLLMTMNSLCEKGEPIADELWTMLEGAVADFGHGYSILRHGDAAQDLPALKSARIDKVLTQKQQKLESGGQVIDRFLSQTEDAMAAFKEGRAQPRDVASIRSAYVLGPVLQVLQALVTALEADFEDEMAARRQERSTEVSRVKDALHEILKASRFSRMIALNAKISADRAGAHGREFGALTEEIKKISDNITESSRDIMRHLEQA, translated from the coding sequence ATGCGCGACGAAGAGATCTGCGAAAACGTCTTTGCCCGGCTGATCAATATTGCCGGGCGACAGAGAATGTTGTCTCAGCGGATCGGGTTTTTGCTCATGACCATGAACAGTCTGTGCGAGAAGGGGGAGCCGATCGCCGACGAGCTCTGGACCATGCTCGAGGGTGCGGTCGCCGATTTCGGCCACGGCTATTCCATTTTGCGCCATGGCGACGCGGCTCAGGACTTGCCAGCCTTGAAATCCGCGCGCATCGATAAAGTCCTGACGCAGAAGCAGCAGAAGTTGGAGAGCGGCGGCCAGGTGATCGACCGCTTCCTGTCGCAGACCGAAGACGCGATGGCGGCGTTCAAAGAGGGCAGGGCCCAGCCGCGCGATGTCGCCAGCATCCGGTCCGCCTATGTTCTTGGACCGGTTCTACAGGTCCTTCAGGCGCTGGTCACGGCTCTGGAAGCTGATTTCGAAGACGAGATGGCAGCGCGCCGTCAGGAACGCAGCACCGAGGTGAGCCGCGTCAAGGATGCGCTGCACGAAATTCTCAAGGCGTCCCGTTTCTCGCGCATGATCGCCCTCAACGCCAAGATCTCTGCAGATCGCGCTGGCGCTCATGGCCGCGAATTCGGCGCTCTGACCGAAGAGATCAAGAAGATTTCCGACAACATTACGGAAAGCTCCAGAGACATCATGCGGCACCTGGAACAGGCCTGA
- a CDS encoding ATP-binding protein: MLKRNLYVKICALMFSGLGAFAIASGLLWNYAGNDQFDRDLFQKTTALAEMLLPAADAPISEQVAVVTKVAADLDFDVTLYSPSGELIAATAEPATLPKEALHPGNWQGSKGLKQWTTILDDGRRLVINLDRLYETQEALNITILLGMPAILIAILLFPLVRGLTRRLEKLKEGVEKIGSGYLGARVDVDGTDEIGVLAKSFNQAAEEIETLVAAQRLLLAHASHELRTPLARIRLGTEMFMADPCAVNRKALDRDIGELDSLIDELILMTRLDSKLETGRICEVDLLAIAAEECARYPTCSLDGETALMHADANILHRLLRNLIDNAYKHGEEPISVEVQTNPENIRLAVTDSGPGIGEDEVAKVLEPFYRGSDRQNVKGSGLGLAIVKKIALSYNAEIDITSSPSSQISILFPHTSSGLAS, encoded by the coding sequence ATGCTAAAGCGAAACCTATACGTGAAGATCTGCGCCCTCATGTTCAGTGGTCTGGGCGCATTTGCAATAGCATCCGGCCTTCTCTGGAACTATGCGGGCAACGACCAGTTCGACAGGGATCTTTTCCAAAAGACCACAGCCTTGGCAGAAATGCTGCTGCCTGCGGCTGATGCCCCGATCAGCGAACAGGTAGCCGTGGTTACCAAAGTAGCCGCAGACCTCGACTTCGATGTCACCTTGTATTCTCCCAGTGGAGAATTGATAGCCGCAACCGCTGAACCTGCGACGTTGCCCAAGGAAGCATTGCATCCGGGCAATTGGCAAGGCTCGAAAGGGCTCAAGCAATGGACAACGATTCTGGATGACGGTCGACGGCTGGTTATCAATCTGGACCGGTTATACGAGACGCAGGAAGCGCTCAACATCACCATCCTGTTGGGCATGCCCGCCATTTTGATTGCCATCCTTTTATTCCCGCTGGTTCGAGGTCTCACGCGACGACTGGAAAAGCTCAAGGAAGGGGTCGAGAAAATCGGCTCTGGCTATCTGGGCGCACGGGTCGATGTCGACGGCACCGACGAAATCGGAGTTCTGGCCAAGAGCTTCAATCAAGCAGCGGAGGAGATTGAGACCCTGGTCGCCGCACAGCGCCTGCTGCTTGCCCATGCATCACATGAGTTGCGGACCCCTCTGGCGCGAATTCGACTTGGCACCGAAATGTTTATGGCCGACCCATGCGCCGTCAACCGAAAAGCACTCGACCGGGATATCGGAGAGCTCGATTCCCTGATTGATGAGCTCATCTTGATGACACGGCTCGACAGCAAGCTTGAAACTGGCCGCATTTGCGAGGTGGACTTGCTGGCAATCGCAGCCGAAGAATGCGCCCGCTATCCCACTTGCAGTCTGGATGGTGAAACAGCGCTTATGCACGCCGATGCGAACATCTTGCATCGCCTCTTGAGGAACTTGATAGACAATGCCTACAAGCACGGCGAGGAGCCTATCAGCGTTGAAGTTCAAACTAATCCGGAGAACATTCGCCTGGCCGTTACGGACAGTGGGCCGGGTATAGGGGAGGATGAAGTGGCGAAAGTCCTGGAGCCGTTCTACAGAGGCTCCGATAGGCAAAACGTAAAGGGCAGCGGCCTCGGCCTCGCGATCGTGAAGAAAATCGCACTGTCCTACAATGCCGAGATCGACATTACGTCCTCACCATCTTCCCAAATATCAATCCTGTTCCCGCATACTTCCTCAGGTCTGGCCTCGTAG
- a CDS encoding NAD(P)H-dependent oxidoreductase codes for MTTVLRIDASTRLQNSLSRELADTFERCLAEAVPDLKILRRDLGQTPPFIICEAWVAAAFAPEDARTADQRKLLALSDTLIEEVAAADFILLSTPMYNYGMPAGLKAWVDQVVRIGKTFTFDLARGDRPLEPILSGKTLVLTTACGEFGFEAGEPNAAHNHLAPHVRTIGKYLGVEGMHHIAIEYQEFRDQRHADSVSSAHRQARELVERLTVACTSA; via the coding sequence ATGACCACCGTTCTCCGGATCGATGCTTCTACCCGACTCCAGAACTCCCTCAGCCGGGAGTTGGCCGACACATTCGAACGCTGTCTCGCGGAAGCCGTACCGGATTTGAAGATATTGAGGCGCGATTTGGGTCAAACGCCGCCTTTCATTATTTGCGAAGCCTGGGTTGCGGCCGCCTTCGCCCCCGAAGACGCTCGCACAGCCGACCAGCGAAAGCTGCTTGCGTTGTCTGATACATTGATTGAAGAGGTCGCCGCCGCCGACTTCATCCTGCTGTCCACGCCAATGTACAATTACGGGATGCCTGCAGGATTGAAGGCATGGGTCGACCAGGTTGTGCGGATCGGCAAGACCTTCACCTTTGACCTTGCGCGCGGCGACCGCCCGCTGGAGCCGATCCTCTCCGGCAAGACACTGGTTCTGACAACAGCCTGCGGTGAATTCGGATTTGAAGCAGGCGAACCTAATGCTGCCCACAATCATCTTGCCCCTCATGTGCGCACGATAGGCAAATATCTGGGCGTCGAGGGGATGCACCACATTGCCATTGAGTATCAGGAGTTCAGGGACCAGCGGCATGCGGACTCAGTGTCATCGGCTCACCGGCAGGCCCGTGAGTTGGTTGAGCGCCTGACTGTTGCCTGCACATCGGCATAG
- a CDS encoding response regulator transcription factor, protein MSAQILLIDDDEKLSEMIASYLGQSDFQVTSAATGSEGLHLYRSGNFAGVILDLMLPDTDGLTLCKQMKADSGPPIIMLTANGDPMDRVIGLEMGADDYLPKPFEPRELLARIRAILRRGQSFSANNVLRFGRLEIDRDAVEARLDGVRCDLSPYQFQILEALAARAGRVLSRNQLMVQMQGVDLEAFDRSIDVHVSRIRSAIEDNSKEPRRILTIRGIGYLFARNQD, encoded by the coding sequence ATGTCCGCCCAGATTCTGTTGATTGACGACGATGAAAAACTCTCGGAAATGATCGCAAGCTACCTGGGTCAATCGGATTTCCAGGTAACTTCCGCCGCTACGGGCTCTGAAGGACTTCACCTTTATCGAAGCGGCAATTTCGCCGGCGTCATCCTTGACCTAATGCTGCCTGATACGGACGGGCTTACGCTATGCAAGCAGATGAAAGCAGACAGCGGGCCGCCGATTATCATGCTCACAGCAAACGGGGACCCGATGGACAGGGTCATTGGCCTCGAGATGGGCGCCGACGACTATCTGCCGAAGCCCTTTGAACCCCGCGAATTACTCGCACGCATCAGGGCTATCTTGCGTAGAGGTCAGAGTTTTTCAGCCAACAATGTGTTGAGGTTCGGTCGCCTAGAGATCGATCGTGATGCTGTTGAGGCCCGCCTGGACGGCGTCCGATGCGACCTGTCTCCCTACCAATTCCAAATCTTGGAGGCGCTCGCGGCACGCGCCGGACGCGTACTCAGCCGAAATCAGCTCATGGTGCAAATGCAAGGGGTGGACCTTGAGGCTTTTGACCGATCCATCGACGTCCATGTATCCCGCATCCGCTCGGCCATCGAAGACAACTCCAAAGAACCGAGGCGTATCCTAACGATCAGAGGTATTGGTTACTTGTTCGCGCGCAATCAGGATTGA
- a CDS encoding glycine--tRNA ligase subunit alpha, with protein MSSDVPAHMRPENSFQGLILTLQRYWADQGCVVLQPYDMEVGAGTFHPATTLRSLGPRPWKAAYVQPSRRPTDGRYGENPNRLQHYYQFQVILKPSPENLQQLYLDSLKAIGLDSALHDIRFVEDDWESPTLGAWGLGWECWCDGMEVSQFTYFQQVAGFECSPVSGELTYGLERIAMYVQGVDNVYDLNYNGMEGDDKVTYGDVFFQAEQEYSRYNFEHADTDILFQHFKDAEAECRAILDAGAKAREDAGANVHQVVLPAYDQCIKASHAFNLLDARGVISVTERQSYILRVRDLAKACGAAFLETEAGGVGYQLEAAE; from the coding sequence ATGTCGAGCGATGTCCCGGCGCATATGCGTCCCGAAAACTCCTTTCAGGGCCTGATCCTGACCCTCCAGCGCTACTGGGCGGATCAGGGGTGTGTGGTGTTGCAGCCCTATGACATGGAAGTCGGCGCGGGTACGTTCCATCCCGCAACGACGTTGCGCTCGCTCGGGCCGCGGCCGTGGAAGGCTGCTTATGTCCAGCCGTCCCGCCGCCCGACCGACGGCCGCTATGGCGAGAACCCGAACCGTCTGCAGCATTATTACCAGTTCCAGGTGATCTTGAAGCCGTCGCCGGAAAACCTGCAGCAGCTCTATCTGGACTCTCTGAAGGCCATTGGGCTCGATTCAGCGCTGCACGACATTCGCTTCGTCGAAGATGACTGGGAGAGCCCGACGCTGGGCGCCTGGGGTCTTGGCTGGGAATGCTGGTGCGACGGCATGGAAGTCTCGCAGTTCACCTATTTCCAGCAGGTCGCCGGCTTCGAATGTTCACCTGTGTCCGGCGAGCTGACCTACGGTCTTGAGCGTATCGCCATGTATGTCCAGGGCGTCGATAACGTCTATGACCTGAACTACAACGGCATGGAAGGCGACGACAAGGTCACCTATGGCGACGTCTTTTTTCAGGCCGAACAGGAATATTCGCGCTACAATTTCGAACATGCGGATACGGACATCCTGTTCCAGCATTTCAAGGATGCGGAAGCCGAATGCCGTGCCATTCTTGATGCAGGCGCCAAGGCCCGCGAAGACGCCGGAGCCAATGTGCACCAGGTGGTGCTTCCGGCCTACGACCAGTGCATCAAGGCCTCTCATGCATTCAACCTGCTGGATGCACGCGGCGTGATTTCGGTCACCGAGCGCCAGAGCTACATCCTGCGGGTACGCGATCTTGCCAAGGCCTGTGGGGCTGCTTTCCTGGAAACGGAAGCTGGCGGCGTTGGCTATCAGCTTGAGGCGGCCGAGTAG
- a CDS encoding pyridoxamine 5'-phosphate oxidase family protein translates to MAKQFPELDDAHRSYIARQHIFFTATAAPTGRVNVSPRPTTALKLLGPNALVYLDRTGSSNETAAHLKLSDRMTIMFCAMDGPPQIMRLYGKGRIIRRGSAEYDALLESAFANEEPGAARQMVHLDFDLVQTSCGYGVPLHSYEGERPSLDNWAANKSAEELEAYQRKKNQVSIDGFPTGLFEDA, encoded by the coding sequence TTGGCCAAGCAGTTCCCCGAACTCGATGATGCCCACCGCAGCTATATCGCGCGGCAGCACATCTTCTTCACAGCCACCGCCGCACCGACCGGCCGGGTGAATGTCTCGCCGCGGCCGACGACGGCACTGAAGCTGCTGGGGCCGAATGCGCTCGTCTATCTGGACCGGACGGGCAGCAGCAACGAAACGGCCGCGCATCTGAAACTGTCCGACCGGATGACAATCATGTTCTGCGCCATGGATGGCCCGCCGCAAATCATGCGGCTTTACGGCAAGGGTCGGATTATCAGACGGGGCAGCGCTGAGTATGACGCTCTGCTGGAAAGCGCCTTTGCGAACGAGGAACCGGGCGCCGCACGGCAGATGGTTCACCTGGACTTCGACCTGGTCCAGACCTCTTGCGGCTACGGCGTTCCGCTCCACAGCTATGAAGGCGAACGGCCGTCCCTGGACAACTGGGCGGCAAACAAGAGCGCAGAGGAGCTCGAGGCCTATCAGCGGAAGAAGAACCAGGTCAGCATCGACGGATTTCCGACCGGGCTCTTTGAAGACGCCTGA
- a CDS encoding DUF2293 domain-containing protein yields MRKALRSLAPRMPMADAEAILEAALAGHLRHLPPSIALWQAATSRIRHAHTDYDALLDEGYDWDAARFFVLDHMNQVLEDWGSAKRLDPDEGEQL; encoded by the coding sequence ATGCGCAAGGCGCTGAGGTCTTTGGCTCCGCGCATGCCCATGGCCGATGCCGAGGCCATCCTTGAGGCGGCGCTGGCTGGGCATCTGCGCCATCTGCCGCCGTCCATCGCGCTTTGGCAGGCGGCCACCAGCCGCATTCGCCACGCCCATACCGACTATGACGCCCTGCTGGACGAGGGCTATGACTGGGACGCGGCACGCTTCTTCGTTCTGGATCATATGAACCAGGTGTTGGAAGACTGGGGCAGCGCCAAGCGTCTCGATCCGGATGAGGGCGAGCAACTCTAG
- a CDS encoding LemA family protein — translation MVSWFILAILIALSLFAILLYNTLVKKRQMVEEGWSGIDVQLKRRSNLIPNLIETVKGYASHEQETLDRVTELRAQVSALPKDDVAGRAKAEGMLSQALGKLFAVAEAYPDLKASQNFSDLHSSLDEIENAIQMARRYYNGAVRGLNVAVESFPSNLIANKFKFEKAEYFEIEDAAERAVPKVQF, via the coding sequence ATGGTCAGTTGGTTCATTCTTGCAATTCTGATTGCGCTCTCGCTTTTCGCTATTCTTCTCTACAATACGCTGGTGAAGAAACGGCAGATGGTCGAGGAAGGCTGGAGCGGCATTGATGTCCAGCTCAAGCGCAGGTCAAACCTGATCCCCAACCTCATCGAGACCGTCAAGGGCTATGCGTCTCACGAACAGGAGACGCTGGACCGGGTCACCGAACTGCGGGCGCAGGTCAGCGCATTGCCGAAGGATGACGTCGCCGGGCGGGCAAAGGCCGAAGGCATGTTGTCCCAGGCGCTGGGCAAGTTGTTTGCGGTTGCCGAAGCCTATCCGGATCTCAAAGCCAGCCAGAATTTTTCCGATCTGCACAGTTCACTCGATGAAATCGAGAACGCCATCCAGATGGCCCGGCGCTATTACAACGGCGCGGTGCGCGGTCTGAATGTTGCCGTCGAGAGCTTTCCCTCGAACCTGATCGCCAACAAGTTCAAGTTCGAAAAGGCGGAGTATTTCGAGATCGAGGATGCGGCTGAGCGCGCGGTGCCCAAAGTCCAGTTTTAA
- a CDS encoding molybdenum cofactor sulfurase yields MSSAVSPDAMIQQLAVTPARKLTGQVTDVLKTLSPGDFATQSCDALDLEFSGISGDRHGGFTRKSGGREPWYPRGTEMCNERQVSILCPTELALVAERMELETVEAAWIGGNIVLEGFPNLSLIPPRTRLVFENGVVIRVDGDNAPCRASGKSIASQVPGREGLDLLFPKVARRLRGLVGYVEKPGSISAGESVTAVIPEQWIYNPA; encoded by the coding sequence ATGTCTTCCGCGGTTTCTCCAGATGCGATGATTCAGCAGCTTGCCGTCACGCCAGCGCGCAAATTGACCGGGCAGGTCACAGATGTCCTCAAGACGCTGTCGCCCGGTGATTTTGCCACCCAATCGTGCGACGCGCTGGATCTTGAGTTCTCTGGCATCTCAGGCGATCGCCACGGCGGCTTCACGCGCAAATCCGGTGGTCGTGAGCCGTGGTATCCGCGTGGGACGGAAATGTGCAACGAGCGGCAGGTGTCCATCCTTTGCCCGACGGAGCTAGCACTTGTGGCCGAGCGCATGGAGCTCGAAACCGTTGAAGCGGCCTGGATCGGAGGCAATATCGTCTTGGAGGGCTTCCCCAACCTGTCCCTGATCCCGCCACGCACGCGGCTGGTGTTCGAGAACGGCGTTGTCATCCGGGTGGATGGCGACAATGCGCCTTGCCGGGCTTCGGGCAAGTCCATCGCGAGTCAAGTGCCAGGCCGCGAGGGGCTGGATCTTCTGTTCCCGAAAGTGGCAAGGCGTCTGCGCGGCCTTGTCGGCTATGTGGAGAAACCAGGCAGCATCAGCGCCGGCGAAAGCGTCACAGCGGTCATCCCCGAGCAGTGGATCTACAACCCCGCTTAG
- a CDS encoding LysR substrate-binding domain-containing protein: MTFPSATALRTFDAAARCGSFKAAAEDLGVSPTAVSHQIRGLEAQLGFALFVRGTRRIDLTDEGERLAGATGPAFGQIGAVLAELAGEQALTLTTTPAFATLWLVPRLRDFETAHKGIKVHVETSLHPVDLARDRRIDLAIRYGVTGAREGSHTGTFGETFGIYAAPALAGGLNPLKPAELMETRWRERALPPASWADWFSAWGSEIVSGSSIRVFEDEQHIISAALAGQGLALLSGLLVEDHVTRGWLVPIEPNKTLPGLGYALHTHETKRHLPKVRAFSRWITDQLTASI; the protein is encoded by the coding sequence ATGACGTTTCCCTCCGCGACTGCATTGCGCACTTTCGATGCAGCGGCTCGCTGCGGCAGTTTCAAGGCAGCTGCAGAAGACCTCGGTGTAAGTCCAACGGCCGTTTCCCATCAGATCCGAGGTCTGGAAGCCCAACTTGGGTTTGCGCTCTTTGTGCGTGGCACACGCCGGATCGACCTGACCGATGAGGGCGAACGTCTTGCGGGAGCGACTGGGCCGGCGTTCGGCCAGATCGGCGCGGTGCTGGCCGAGCTCGCCGGAGAACAGGCCCTGACGCTGACCACGACGCCTGCTTTCGCGACGCTATGGCTGGTGCCGCGTCTGAGAGATTTCGAGACGGCGCACAAGGGCATCAAGGTGCATGTGGAGACGTCGCTCCATCCCGTCGACCTGGCCCGCGACCGTCGGATCGATCTTGCGATCCGCTACGGTGTCACCGGTGCCCGCGAGGGAAGCCACACAGGGACATTCGGCGAAACATTCGGCATCTATGCGGCGCCCGCATTGGCCGGCGGTTTGAACCCCTTAAAGCCTGCTGAGCTCATGGAAACGCGATGGCGTGAAAGGGCACTTCCGCCTGCCAGCTGGGCAGACTGGTTTTCGGCCTGGGGCAGCGAGATCGTCAGTGGATCGTCGATCCGGGTTTTCGAGGACGAGCAGCACATCATCAGCGCAGCGCTGGCGGGTCAGGGACTGGCGCTGCTTAGTGGGTTGCTGGTAGAGGATCATGTAACGCGCGGCTGGCTCGTGCCCATCGAGCCAAACAAGACCCTCCCCGGCCTCGGCTACGCACTCCATACACATGAAACCAAGCGCCATCTGCCCAAGGTCCGCGCCTTTTCTCGCTGGATCACAGACCAATTGACCGCTTCGATCTGA
- the ettA gene encoding energy-dependent translational throttle protein EttA has protein sequence MARQFIYHMHGLSKSYTGGKKVLDNVNLSFYPDAKIGILGPNGAGKSTLLKIMAGLDKDFTGEAWAAEGARVGYLPQEPQLDPTKNVRENCMEGVAHKQAIVDRYNELMMNYSDETADEGAKLQDIIDAEDLWNLDSKVEMAMEALRCPPEDASVENLSGGEKRRVALCQLLLSEPDLLLLDEPTNHLDAETVHWLERHLREFKGSVLIITHDRYFLDNVTGWILELDRGSGIPYEGNYSAYLEKKSKRMAQEGREDMARNRAISREREWMGMSPKGRQTKSKARIKAYEDLLSAQEERVPTIEQIMIPVGERLGANVIEVKSVSKGFEDRLLIDDLSFKLPRGGIVGVIGPNGAGKSTLFKMLTGQEKPDNGEIVVGDTVHLGYVDQSRDKLDPNKTVWEEISDGGEVIYLDDKEINSRAYCSSFNFKGPAQQAKVGDLSGGQRNRVHLAKVLKQGSNVLLLDEPTNDLDTETLAALEDALENYAGCAVVISHDRMFLDRLATHMLAFEGDSHVEWFEGNFEDYEKDKVRRLGAHAADPRRIKYKPLTR, from the coding sequence ATGGCGCGCCAGTTCATCTATCACATGCACGGACTGTCGAAGTCCTACACCGGGGGCAAGAAGGTCCTCGACAACGTCAATCTGTCGTTCTACCCGGACGCGAAGATCGGTATCCTGGGCCCCAACGGCGCCGGTAAGTCGACCCTCCTGAAAATCATGGCAGGGCTCGACAAGGACTTCACCGGTGAAGCCTGGGCCGCAGAAGGCGCCCGCGTCGGCTATCTGCCGCAGGAGCCGCAGCTGGATCCGACCAAGAACGTGCGCGAGAACTGCATGGAGGGCGTCGCCCACAAGCAGGCCATCGTCGACCGCTACAACGAACTGATGATGAACTACTCGGACGAAACCGCCGACGAAGGCGCCAAGCTCCAGGACATCATCGACGCGGAAGACCTGTGGAACCTCGACAGCAAGGTCGAAATGGCGATGGAAGCCCTGCGCTGCCCGCCGGAAGACGCTTCGGTCGAAAATCTGTCGGGCGGTGAAAAGCGCCGCGTGGCCCTGTGCCAGCTGCTTCTGTCCGAACCCGATTTGCTGCTTCTCGATGAGCCGACCAACCATCTGGACGCGGAAACCGTCCATTGGCTGGAACGGCACCTGCGCGAGTTCAAGGGCTCCGTGCTGATCATCACCCACGATCGCTACTTCCTCGACAATGTCACCGGCTGGATCCTCGAACTCGACCGCGGCTCGGGCATTCCCTACGAAGGCAACTACTCTGCCTACCTCGAGAAGAAGTCCAAGCGCATGGCCCAGGAAGGCCGCGAAGACATGGCACGCAACCGTGCGATTTCCCGCGAGCGCGAATGGATGGGCATGTCGCCCAAGGGCCGCCAGACCAAGTCCAAGGCCCGTATCAAGGCCTATGAGGATCTCCTGTCTGCCCAGGAAGAGCGCGTGCCGACCATCGAGCAGATCATGATCCCGGTCGGCGAGCGTCTCGGCGCGAACGTCATCGAGGTCAAGAGTGTCTCCAAGGGCTTTGAAGACCGCCTCCTGATCGACGACCTGTCGTTCAAGCTGCCGCGCGGCGGCATCGTCGGCGTCATCGGTCCGAACGGCGCTGGTAAGTCGACCCTATTCAAGATGCTGACCGGACAGGAAAAGCCGGACAATGGCGAGATCGTCGTTGGCGACACGGTGCATCTTGGCTACGTCGACCAGTCCCGCGACAAGCTGGATCCGAACAAGACCGTGTGGGAAGAAATCTCCGACGGCGGCGAGGTCATCTACCTCGACGACAAGGAAATCAACTCGCGCGCCTATTGCTCGTCCTTCAACTTCAAGGGCCCGGCCCAGCAGGCCAAGGTGGGTGACCTCTCCGGTGGTCAGCGCAACCGGGTGCATCTGGCGAAGGTCCTCAAGCAGGGCTCCAACGTGCTCCTCCTCGATGAGCCAACCAACGATCTCGACACCGAGACGTTGGCAGCCCTCGAAGACGCGCTGGAAAACTACGCCGGTTGCGCCGTGGTCATCTCGCATGACCGCATGTTCCTCGACCGTCTGGCCACGCACATGCTCGCCTTTGAAGGCGACAGCCATGTGGAATGGTTCGAAGGCAACTTCGAGGACTACGAGAAGGACAAGGTCCGCCGCCTCGGCGCCCATGCCGCCGACCCGCGCCGCATCAAGTACAAGCCTCTTACTCGCTAA